Proteins encoded within one genomic window of Halodesulfurarchaeum formicicum:
- a CDS encoding dihydropteroate synthase yields the protein MSLQTTVEGADSSLTIDRTDQVRIIGERINPRPESDLAEALANEDMEPVRELAIEQVENGADLIDVNVDVDGVDKETVLPMAVEAVADAVDVPIVIDTNYDDAEALEAALQVAPGKPVINSVSMEEASREAIFPLVAEYETAVVGLTMDESGPPDDAETRVELAEALLEEAESYDVPREDVIIDPIALPLSSNSDIGFEILKAMERIRDELGNNITLGLSNISFEMPEREKINDLYLAMAIQSGLSVPIVNAGETREAILLADLMMGRDNFAKRFLGFYRSK from the coding sequence ATGTCACTACAAACGACAGTCGAGGGAGCAGATTCGTCGCTCACGATCGACCGGACCGACCAGGTCCGGATCATCGGCGAGCGGATCAACCCGCGACCGGAATCCGACCTGGCGGAAGCACTCGCAAACGAGGATATGGAACCGGTCCGGGAACTCGCGATCGAACAGGTCGAGAACGGGGCCGATCTGATCGACGTGAACGTCGACGTCGACGGCGTGGACAAGGAGACCGTCCTGCCGATGGCCGTCGAGGCCGTGGCCGATGCGGTGGACGTACCGATCGTCATCGACACGAACTACGACGACGCCGAGGCCCTCGAGGCGGCCCTGCAGGTCGCCCCCGGCAAACCCGTCATCAACTCGGTAAGCATGGAGGAGGCCTCGCGTGAGGCAATTTTCCCGCTGGTCGCCGAGTACGAAACTGCGGTCGTGGGCCTCACGATGGACGAGTCCGGCCCGCCGGACGACGCCGAGACCCGGGTCGAACTGGCCGAAGCGCTCCTCGAAGAAGCCGAATCCTACGACGTCCCCCGCGAGGATGTCATCATCGACCCGATCGCGCTGCCCCTCTCCTCGAACTCGGACATCGGGTTCGAGATCCTCAAAGCGATGGAACGGATCCGGGACGAACTCGGGAACAACATCACGCTGGGGCTGAGCAACATCTCCTTCGAGATGCCCGAGCGGGAGAAGATCAACGATCTCTATCTCGCGATGGCGATCCAGTCCGGTCTGAGCGTCCCGATCGTCAACGCCGGTGAGACTCGCGAGGCGATCCTCCTTGCCGACCTGATGATGGGCCGGGACAACTTCGCGAAGCGCTTTTTGGGTTTCTACCGCTCGAAGTAA
- a CDS encoding cobalamin B12-binding domain-containing protein: MSEEFVQALADLEEERAIEMANDRLDAGEDPMDVLDDLKKGMAIVGDRYDAEEYFIPDLMYAGDIIDQISDLLVDEMDADESETLGTIVLGTVKDDIHDIGKDLVFFMFDLNGFEVIDLGVDVPIENFVEAVEENDPDIIALSGFLTAAFDSMKETVEALEEAGLVEEFDEDGLRDGTKIMIGGGQITDDVRNYVRADGYETDAPSGVRLAKEWLGEA, encoded by the coding sequence ATGTCCGAGGAATTCGTACAAGCACTGGCGGATCTAGAGGAGGAACGAGCAATTGAGATGGCCAACGACCGGTTGGACGCTGGCGAGGATCCAATGGACGTTCTCGACGACCTGAAAAAAGGAATGGCCATCGTCGGCGACCGCTACGACGCGGAGGAGTATTTCATCCCGGACCTGATGTACGCCGGGGACATCATCGATCAGATCTCCGATCTGCTCGTCGACGAGATGGACGCGGACGAGAGTGAGACACTCGGAACGATCGTCCTCGGAACCGTCAAGGACGACATCCACGACATCGGCAAGGACCTGGTCTTCTTCATGTTCGACCTCAACGGCTTCGAGGTCATCGATCTCGGCGTCGACGTGCCGATCGAGAATTTCGTCGAGGCCGTCGAGGAGAACGACCCCGATATCATCGCGCTCAGTGGCTTCCTCACCGCTGCCTTCGACTCTATGAAGGAGACCGTCGAAGCGCTCGAAGAGGCCGGCCTGGTCGAGGAGTTTGACGAGGACGGACTTCGTGATGGCACCAAGATCATGATCGGCGGTGGCCAGATCACCGACGACGTGCGAAACTACGTCCGGGCTGACGGCTACGAAACGGACGCTCCCAGCGGGGTTCGCCTGGCCAAGGAGTGGCTCGGCGAGGCGTAA
- a CDS encoding uroporphyrinogen decarboxylase family protein, translated as MVSLDSWANGEHVDFESAEAAEKYKRKATRLKDAVVGNTPDRVPVRVRSGYLAGHQADVTFEEMMYDAEKAAAAYREFLEEFDPDNNHVTIEPPGKPADILDYNLYNWPGNGVDENSGFQALEGEYMTAADYDEFIANPESWFLKQYMTRVFGELEGLGKLPNFSLSQELPMIKPLTLPFGDSEVQHALESLMDAGDAMAEWQEKVGVVASEAEAKGYPSFSGGYSKAPFDTIADMLRGTRNAMIDMRKRPEKIKAATRAVTPMMKDLGTSGPEATGSPFVLFVLHKGADNFMSQDDFEEFYWPTLKETMEAVIDEGYVPLMFAEGTYDARLEFLAENHPEGPTVWIFDRTDVREAHEILGDTVTVAGGVSTSLMKTAEPEAIQAHCKELAEDIGRERFILTTSARIYRTPKENIHAMINSVKEN; from the coding sequence ATGGTCAGCCTTGACTCCTGGGCGAATGGAGAGCACGTCGATTTTGAAAGTGCCGAAGCGGCGGAAAAATACAAGCGAAAGGCAACCCGGCTCAAAGACGCTGTCGTCGGGAACACGCCCGATCGAGTGCCGGTACGGGTTCGGAGTGGGTATCTCGCCGGCCACCAGGCCGACGTGACCTTCGAGGAGATGATGTACGACGCCGAGAAGGCCGCGGCCGCCTATCGGGAGTTCCTCGAGGAGTTCGACCCGGACAACAACCACGTCACGATCGAGCCGCCCGGAAAACCGGCGGATATCCTCGACTACAACCTTTACAACTGGCCCGGAAACGGCGTCGACGAGAATTCGGGGTTCCAGGCACTCGAAGGCGAGTACATGACGGCGGCGGACTACGATGAGTTCATCGCCAATCCGGAGTCCTGGTTCCTGAAACAGTACATGACCCGGGTCTTCGGAGAACTCGAGGGACTCGGCAAACTGCCGAACTTCTCCCTGAGCCAGGAACTCCCGATGATCAAGCCACTGACCCTCCCCTTCGGAGATTCGGAGGTCCAACACGCACTCGAGTCGCTGATGGACGCGGGTGATGCGATGGCCGAGTGGCAAGAGAAAGTGGGCGTGGTTGCCTCCGAGGCCGAGGCGAAGGGGTATCCCTCGTTCTCGGGCGGGTACTCGAAGGCACCATTCGATACGATTGCCGACATGCTTCGTGGCACGCGCAACGCGATGATCGACATGCGAAAGCGCCCCGAGAAGATCAAGGCGGCCACCAGGGCGGTCACGCCGATGATGAAAGATCTCGGAACGTCCGGGCCGGAAGCGACTGGGTCCCCCTTCGTCCTCTTTGTCCTCCACAAGGGAGCGGATAACTTCATGTCCCAGGACGACTTCGAGGAGTTCTACTGGCCGACGCTGAAGGAGACGATGGAGGCCGTGATCGACGAGGGCTACGTGCCGCTCATGTTCGCCGAAGGCACGTACGACGCCCGACTCGAGTTCCTCGCGGAGAACCACCCCGAGGGGCCCACGGTGTGGATTTTCGACCGCACCGACGTTCGTGAGGCCCACGAGATTCTGGGCGATACCGTCACGGTCGCTGGTGGCGTTTCGACCTCGCTCATGAAGACCGCCGAACCCGAGGCCATTCAGGCCCACTGCAAAGAACTCGCCGAGGACATCGGTCGGGAGCGGTTCATCCTGACGACGAGCGCTCGAATCTACCGAACGCCGAAGGAGAACATCCACGCGATGATCAACTCGGTCAAAGAGAACTAA
- a CDS encoding MFS transporter yields MPANSLKNRGIGLDKRRLYPGSALIIGLIAFQYTWTIFFPYVQNQFALESTAAIALGSSLAGLGAMVVFPPIIGTILDRTDSAVIPSLVAAVLIALGGVSFSLMTTAESWVMGKWFWYAASFLLGGGATALATGLLPPLVSQWFSDDEQGSAQGLMMGARYLALAAASPIIGGLLSLLGFSFGFAMVVTLFGVAITIVLGTVVWRFPTADEQRELFDQESETDTESSGEAMTFAAAFKDARFWILLVAMTGAAFSYMGFMQNFSLILVEGLVENAGYSEAFVTGTVVPTFLSVNYLFMGAGAIFWGRVMDYLGGPFRALILIYGIPATLYALFFLSYTMLIPVLVIGALIFFGLGGEPPVHYAAVPNFFGRENVGKILTYMNAVSVGSGVFLGPIVFAYINDLTGVYLASFAVAIAIRFISAGAAAVGTRYSTAS; encoded by the coding sequence ATGCCAGCGAATAGCCTGAAAAACAGAGGTATAGGACTAGACAAACGTCGATTGTATCCCGGGTCGGCGCTGATCATCGGACTCATTGCGTTCCAATACACGTGGACGATCTTCTTCCCGTACGTTCAGAACCAGTTCGCTCTGGAGTCCACAGCGGCTATCGCACTGGGAAGTTCGTTGGCCGGGCTCGGTGCGATGGTGGTATTTCCGCCGATCATCGGGACGATCCTGGATCGGACGGATTCCGCCGTTATCCCCTCGCTCGTGGCTGCCGTGCTTATCGCCTTAGGTGGGGTCTCGTTCTCGCTGATGACAACGGCGGAGTCCTGGGTGATGGGAAAGTGGTTCTGGTACGCGGCAAGCTTCTTGCTTGGTGGCGGCGCAACAGCGCTCGCGACAGGGTTGCTCCCGCCGCTGGTGTCACAATGGTTTAGCGACGACGAACAGGGCAGCGCCCAGGGGCTGATGATGGGTGCCAGGTATCTCGCGCTGGCTGCTGCCTCTCCGATTATCGGGGGCCTGTTGAGCCTGCTTGGGTTCTCCTTTGGCTTCGCGATGGTCGTTACGCTCTTCGGTGTCGCGATCACGATCGTCCTTGGTACGGTCGTGTGGCGGTTCCCGACGGCTGATGAACAGCGCGAGTTGTTTGACCAGGAATCCGAAACGGACACCGAATCCTCGGGTGAGGCCATGACGTTCGCCGCTGCATTCAAGGACGCCCGATTTTGGATCCTTCTCGTCGCCATGACGGGTGCCGCGTTCTCGTACATGGGTTTCATGCAGAACTTCTCGCTCATCCTGGTGGAAGGGCTGGTCGAAAACGCCGGCTACTCGGAGGCGTTCGTGACCGGAACTGTGGTCCCGACGTTCCTCTCGGTCAACTACCTGTTCATGGGTGCGGGCGCGATTTTCTGGGGTCGCGTAATGGACTATCTTGGCGGCCCGTTCCGTGCGCTGATCCTCATTTACGGGATTCCCGCGACCCTCTATGCGCTCTTCTTCCTGAGCTACACCATGCTGATTCCAGTCTTGGTCATTGGAGCGCTGATCTTCTTCGGACTGGGTGGTGAGCCCCCGGTTCACTACGCTGCGGTCCCGAACTTCTTCGGCCGGGAGAACGTGGGCAAGATCCTTACCTACATGAACGCTGTCTCGGTCGGCTCGGGTGTCTTTCTGGGACCGATCGTCTTTGCCTACATTAATGACCTGACCGGTGTCTATCTGGCATCCTTTGCGGTTGCAATCGCCATCCGGTTCATCTCCGCTGGCGCGGCCGCTGTCGGAACGCGCTACTCGACCGCTTCCTAA
- a CDS encoding DUF1638 domain-containing protein — MHGIVACETLYPEIRRIAPDAVVAYVPQWYHEFPIHAPESETAHELLQERIDELESQGVESVTVVYHDPAALEGLQTESVPLSVYRGRDCIELHLDRKPSGPGGERKNGGTYYLTRGWIDVAVDSYKVFNAYAGKLNDLVERFEEAERADPDMRVSWTESEKIERAAARSEGMGTDPAKLLRQVIGTYRHVVLIDTGLLRPFHHEYAERFRDFLANDIPDGDPVAVSLTVEAGTTEPLEAILTAPTSVSEVLTVEPGTPVPAEPGFRTGPQHP, encoded by the coding sequence ATGCACGGAATCGTCGCCTGCGAAACGCTGTACCCCGAAATCCGCCGAATCGCGCCGGATGCTGTCGTGGCCTACGTCCCCCAGTGGTACCACGAGTTCCCGATCCACGCACCCGAATCGGAGACGGCCCACGAGCTGCTTCAGGAGCGGATCGACGAACTCGAATCGCAAGGCGTCGAGTCGGTAACGGTTGTCTACCACGATCCAGCGGCCCTGGAGGGACTTCAGACCGAGTCCGTGCCACTTTCCGTCTATCGGGGCCGGGACTGCATCGAGTTGCACCTGGACCGGAAGCCCAGTGGGCCCGGCGGCGAACGAAAGAACGGAGGGACCTACTATCTCACACGGGGCTGGATCGACGTGGCCGTCGACTCCTACAAAGTCTTCAACGCGTACGCGGGCAAACTGAACGATCTCGTCGAACGGTTCGAGGAAGCCGAACGGGCGGATCCGGACATGCGAGTCTCCTGGACGGAAAGCGAGAAGATCGAACGGGCCGCCGCACGGAGTGAGGGGATGGGCACGGACCCAGCGAAGCTCCTGCGACAAGTAATCGGGACCTACCGGCACGTCGTGTTGATCGACACGGGACTGCTCCGCCCGTTCCACCACGAGTACGCGGAGCGTTTCCGGGACTTTCTCGCGAACGATATCCCAGACGGCGACCCGGTTGCGGTTTCCCTGACCGTCGAAGCGGGAACGACGGAGCCGCTCGAAGCGATCCTCACGGCGCCAACGTCGGTTTCGGAGGTCCTTACCGTCGAGCCGGGAACGCCGGTCCCGGCCGAACCCGGTTTCCGGACCGGGCCACAGCATCCCTGA
- a CDS encoding IclR family transcriptional regulator, whose amino-acid sequence MAHAPIRAVDRLFDIVEAIQVRNGAGVSELADALDMPKSTIHGHLATLRDRGYLEQDETNDYHLSLQFLTLGGAVRQQRTIYGHVEPLLAELAEETGESVNYVVESQGKLVFVGSVSGKDGIRTEVDIGFTTDLHTTPEGKLTLAHLPETRRAAIIDQIEFPIDNSVGRAAFTAELEAIREQGFTHGNETIIKNVTTIAAPVIDNQDRFYGTVVVAGPSLRFTEERLENVTETLRYKIGKLNIDLSYEGTRPVTENQVRTARPSQ is encoded by the coding sequence ATGGCACACGCACCGATCCGGGCGGTCGACCGCTTGTTCGACATCGTCGAAGCCATCCAAGTCCGGAACGGCGCCGGTGTCTCGGAACTGGCCGACGCACTCGATATGCCGAAAAGCACCATTCATGGCCATCTCGCTACCCTCAGGGACCGTGGCTATCTGGAACAGGACGAGACCAACGACTATCATCTCAGTCTCCAGTTTCTGACCCTCGGCGGAGCCGTTCGCCAGCAGCGAACGATCTACGGACACGTCGAACCGCTACTCGCTGAACTCGCCGAAGAGACCGGCGAGAGCGTGAATTACGTCGTCGAGTCACAGGGAAAACTCGTGTTCGTGGGTTCGGTCTCGGGCAAGGACGGGATCCGGACCGAGGTCGACATCGGATTCACGACGGACCTGCACACCACCCCGGAAGGCAAGTTGACCCTCGCGCACCTTCCCGAGACCCGGCGTGCGGCGATCATCGATCAGATCGAGTTTCCCATCGACAACTCGGTCGGTCGGGCCGCCTTCACCGCCGAACTCGAAGCGATCAGGGAGCAGGGATTCACCCACGGGAACGAGACCATCATCAAAAACGTCACGACGATCGCGGCCCCAGTGATCGACAACCAGGACCGGTTCTACGGGACGGTCGTCGTCGCCGGGCCCTCCCTCAGGTTCACCGAAGAGCGCCTCGAAAACGTGACCGAGACCCTCCGCTACAAGATCGGGAAACTCAACATCGACCTGAGTTACGAGGGAACCCGACCGGTCACCGAGAACCAGGTTCGAACCGCCCGACCGAGTCAGTAG
- a CDS encoding archaea-specific SMC-related protein, with protein sequence MSNTRPSTGHVEVHVENVGGIDETALSLTPGVTVLKGENATNRTSLLRSIMAALGSDRNALKADADEGFVELSIDGETYTRRFERTKRGIRRTGDPYLDDPTVAEHFAFLLETNPARRAVASGEDLRPVIMEPIDTTAIQAEITRKTARRSQLDEQLAELDRLRNRRPELTEQVTQLEADIEEKRDTLAGVRDEIAGTEADLSETKETKAALESAFEEVQSLRSELSSVTDRLAAERESRSAAREEQAEIEAELESVPESVRAEREELESRRSSLRAQKSTLETEVSELQNLIQFNEDRLDEEGTLGEFQVESGTVTDRLVEDGTVTCWTCGSQVERAQITETIERLRELRAEKLDQVTDLEDEIDTLSSEIAELESRADRRQNLKRELDSLTSEIETRTRSIEDLETRRDELEAEIEATEAEIEELEFAQNHEELLDLHQRANRLELEIEQLHGKRDDIETELAEIETELERQEELEAERETIAEELTELRTRVERIETEAVEEFNERMDEILELMDYSNIARIWIERREPESGDTAEFDLHVVRSDQQGRAFEDAVGHLSESEREVTGLVFALAGYLVHDVGETVPFMLLDSVEALDSDRIARLVSYFETHAPYLVIALLPEDARAVDNQYPRITEI encoded by the coding sequence ATGAGTAATACAAGACCCAGCACGGGGCACGTTGAGGTTCACGTGGAGAACGTTGGGGGGATCGACGAGACTGCCCTCAGCCTGACACCGGGAGTCACCGTTCTCAAGGGGGAAAACGCGACGAACCGAACCTCGCTCCTGCGGTCGATCATGGCGGCACTAGGGAGTGACCGCAACGCGCTCAAAGCCGACGCGGACGAGGGCTTCGTCGAGCTTTCGATCGACGGGGAGACCTACACTCGCCGGTTCGAGCGGACGAAGCGGGGCATCCGTCGGACCGGGGACCCGTATCTGGACGATCCAACCGTTGCAGAGCATTTTGCCTTCCTCCTGGAGACGAATCCGGCCCGCCGGGCGGTCGCCAGCGGCGAGGACCTGCGGCCGGTCATCATGGAGCCCATCGACACGACCGCCATCCAGGCCGAGATCACACGGAAGACGGCCCGCCGGTCCCAGCTCGACGAGCAACTCGCGGAACTCGACCGGCTCCGAAACCGTCGGCCCGAACTCACCGAGCAGGTCACGCAACTGGAGGCCGACATCGAGGAGAAGCGGGACACACTCGCCGGGGTCAGAGACGAGATCGCCGGGACCGAAGCCGACCTCTCGGAGACAAAGGAGACGAAAGCGGCCCTGGAATCGGCCTTCGAAGAGGTGCAGTCGCTTCGGTCGGAACTCAGTTCGGTCACCGACCGCCTCGCCGCGGAGCGGGAGAGTCGCTCGGCCGCCCGCGAGGAGCAGGCCGAGATCGAGGCCGAACTGGAATCCGTCCCGGAATCGGTCCGCGCCGAGCGCGAGGAGCTCGAGTCCCGACGCTCCTCGCTCCGGGCCCAGAAATCGACGCTGGAAACGGAGGTGAGCGAACTCCAGAACTTGATTCAGTTCAACGAGGACCGCCTCGACGAAGAGGGCACGCTGGGCGAGTTCCAGGTCGAGTCGGGCACCGTCACGGACCGACTCGTCGAGGACGGAACGGTTACCTGCTGGACCTGTGGCTCACAGGTCGAGCGAGCCCAGATCACGGAGACCATCGAGCGGCTCCGGGAGCTCCGGGCCGAAAAGCTCGATCAGGTCACCGACCTCGAAGACGAGATCGACACCCTCTCGTCCGAGATCGCGGAACTCGAATCGCGAGCCGACCGCCGGCAAAACCTGAAGCGAGAACTCGACTCGCTCACGTCGGAGATCGAGACGAGGACCCGTTCGATCGAGGACCTGGAGACACGCCGGGACGAACTCGAAGCCGAGATCGAAGCCACCGAAGCCGAGATCGAGGAGCTAGAGTTCGCACAGAACCACGAGGAGCTGCTGGATCTGCACCAGCGCGCGAACCGACTCGAGCTGGAGATCGAACAGCTCCACGGGAAACGGGACGACATCGAGACGGAACTGGCAGAGATCGAAACGGAACTGGAACGGCAGGAAGAACTCGAAGCCGAGCGTGAAACAATCGCCGAGGAACTCACCGAGTTACGCACCCGTGTCGAACGGATCGAAACCGAAGCCGTCGAAGAGTTCAACGAGCGGATGGACGAGATCCTGGAGCTCATGGACTATTCGAACATCGCCAGGATCTGGATCGAACGTCGGGAGCCCGAAAGCGGCGACACGGCCGAGTTCGACCTCCACGTCGTTCGGAGCGATCAGCAGGGCCGGGCTTTCGAGGACGCAGTGGGTCACCTGAGCGAGAGCGAGCGGGAGGTGACTGGACTGGTCTTTGCCCTGGCCGGGTACCTCGTTCACGACGTGGGCGAAACGGTCCCGTTCATGCTGCTGGATTCCGTCGAGGCACTCGACAGTGACCGGATCGCCAGACTGGTCTCGTACTTCGAGACACACGCCCCGTATCTCGTGATCGCGCTGCTGCCCGAGGACGCACGGGCGGTCGACAATCAGTACCCCCGGATCACGGAGATCTGA
- the rdfA gene encoding rod-determining factor RdfA, which translates to MSEDEPSRGRSSKVARVIEEYQLSGLGAELEAAWTAPESERRSLRELADHVNRQIVEAALTRGGERPLEGEIQTVSAALAGDTDSATERDVRTRLEERGVNVDQLEDDLVSYQAVRTYLQNVRGAEYEPAVADPVQRTRDRIQGLRGRLRAVASSQLDSLAESGEITMDDSRVLVQVQVYCEDCGRQFDIEELLDRGGCNCD; encoded by the coding sequence ATGAGCGAGGACGAACCCTCACGCGGGCGGTCGAGCAAGGTAGCGCGGGTGATCGAGGAGTACCAGCTCTCGGGGCTGGGTGCGGAGCTGGAAGCTGCCTGGACGGCTCCGGAAAGCGAACGCCGGAGCCTTCGAGAGCTGGCCGATCACGTCAACCGGCAAATTGTCGAAGCGGCGCTAACACGAGGGGGCGAGCGGCCCCTGGAAGGTGAAATCCAAACGGTGTCCGCGGCACTGGCCGGGGACACTGACAGCGCGACCGAACGAGACGTCAGAACCCGTCTTGAAGAACGCGGCGTGAACGTCGACCAGCTCGAGGACGACCTGGTCTCCTACCAGGCAGTCCGAACCTACCTGCAGAACGTTCGTGGGGCCGAGTACGAGCCTGCTGTTGCTGATCCCGTCCAGCGCACCCGAGACCGAATCCAGGGCCTCCGCGGGCGTTTGCGGGCCGTGGCCAGTAGCCAACTCGACTCCCTCGCCGAAAGCGGCGAGATCACGATGGACGACTCGCGGGTGCTCGTCCAGGTCCAGGTCTACTGTGAGGACTGTGGTCGGCAGTTCGATATCGAGGAACTGCTCGACCGGGGCGGCTGTAACTGCGACTGA
- a CDS encoding amidohydrolase: protein MGKSRVYDAVESEYDRLLTLARDIWEQPELGLEEEHAAYRLRTTLAEAGFEVERGVGGMPTAFVASYGTGDPTIGILGEYDALPELSQTVSTCREPVEVGEPGHGCGHNLFGVAGVGAALALKEALDRGEIEGTIRFYGTPAEETIVGKVYMARAGVFDDLDAALTWHPCDVTGPQRTSSLAVDSVKYSFEGTPAHAAQSPTAGRSALDAVQLMNTGVEYLREHIPDKARIHYTITEGGGAPNVVPAEATAWYFVRAPTRPQVDRLSQRVQQIAEGAALMTDTTVTRNYITGAYELLTNDTLADLLWETFEELGPIDYSAADREFAAELHDTIDEAALDARLKDLPADAARAVEGESLYSTPLERTDDAPLMLGSTDVSDVSWITPTAQFRAASWPVGTRPHTWQAVAASGGFGRKSAPYAAKVLAGTAYDLFTDPKRLEAAWAEFENATGDRSYESPLPDDAEPPFGVGFSP, encoded by the coding sequence ATGGGAAAATCTCGGGTTTACGACGCGGTCGAGTCGGAATACGACCGTCTATTGACGCTCGCGCGGGACATCTGGGAGCAGCCCGAACTCGGACTCGAGGAGGAACACGCGGCCTACCGCCTCCGCACGACGCTCGCGGAGGCCGGTTTCGAGGTCGAGCGTGGTGTCGGCGGGATGCCGACGGCGTTCGTCGCGTCCTACGGGACGGGCGACCCCACGATCGGCATCCTGGGGGAGTACGACGCGCTGCCGGAGCTCTCACAGACGGTTTCGACCTGTCGTGAACCCGTCGAGGTCGGTGAGCCAGGCCACGGCTGCGGACACAACCTGTTTGGGGTGGCCGGCGTGGGCGCCGCGCTCGCGCTCAAAGAGGCACTCGATCGGGGCGAAATCGAGGGGACGATCCGATTCTACGGAACGCCCGCGGAGGAGACCATCGTCGGGAAGGTCTACATGGCCCGGGCCGGCGTGTTCGACGACCTCGACGCGGCGCTCACCTGGCATCCCTGTGACGTGACCGGTCCCCAGCGGACCAGTTCGCTCGCCGTCGATTCGGTGAAGTACTCGTTCGAAGGGACTCCGGCCCACGCCGCACAGTCACCGACAGCCGGCCGAAGCGCCCTCGACGCCGTCCAGCTGATGAATACCGGTGTCGAGTACCTGCGCGAACATATCCCCGACAAGGCCCGCATTCATTACACGATCACGGAAGGCGGCGGGGCCCCAAACGTGGTACCGGCGGAGGCCACCGCGTGGTACTTCGTGCGCGCACCGACCCGTCCGCAGGTCGATCGACTCTCGCAACGCGTCCAGCAGATCGCCGAGGGAGCGGCGCTGATGACGGACACGACAGTCACGCGCAACTACATCACGGGCGCCTACGAGCTACTCACGAACGACACGCTCGCTGATCTCCTGTGGGAGACCTTCGAGGAACTCGGCCCGATCGACTATTCGGCGGCCGATCGAGAGTTCGCCGCCGAACTGCACGACACGATCGACGAGGCAGCCCTCGATGCCCGGCTCAAGGACCTGCCCGCAGACGCGGCGCGAGCGGTCGAAGGGGAGTCGCTGTATTCGACGCCGCTGGAACGAACTGATGACGCGCCGCTCATGCTCGGCTCGACGGACGTGAGCGACGTCAGCTGGATCACGCCGACGGCCCAGTTTCGCGCCGCGTCATGGCCGGTCGGGACCCGGCCCCACACCTGGCAGGCTGTCGCCGCGAGTGGTGGATTTGGTCGGAAGAGTGCCCCGTACGCCGCCAAGGTTCTCGCCGGGACGGCGTATGATCTGTTCACCGATCCAAAGCGGCTGGAGGCGGCCTGGGCGGAGTTCGAGAACGCGACCGGGGATCGGTCCTACGAGTCGCCGCTCCCCGACGACGCCGAACCGCCCTTCGGTGTGGGTTTCAGTCCGTAG